A single window of Leptospira semungkisensis DNA harbors:
- a CDS encoding zinc-binding dehydrogenase, with the protein MEIPKSYLAYELKEYSNEPGRAKIVEKEIRPLKKGEVLVRIHSGSINPSDLMFMRGLYGIKKKLPVVPGFEGSGVVVKSGGGWRANSLLGKPVACISPNKGDGPYAEYMITDGYSCIPLNKETTLEQGACLFVNPITAWALLDQVVREKHKAYVQTGAASALGRMLLRLSNKKKIPGIHIVRRKEQVDLLKSLGAEYVLDSSSPNFDRELRVTANKLGATILLDAVAGEITGRALAAMPYASKCVVYGALSEEPISFHAGLGIFQDKKLEGFWLSSWMPAQSPFRLWRITSEVRSLLGKEFQTEIAARIPLKEADKAIQEYSQNMTRGKVLISTGWNP; encoded by the coding sequence ATAGAAATACCGAAATCGTACTTAGCGTACGAATTGAAAGAATACAGCAACGAACCGGGCAGGGCCAAGATCGTAGAAAAAGAGATCCGACCCTTAAAAAAGGGAGAGGTGCTCGTTAGGATCCATTCAGGCTCCATCAATCCTTCGGATTTGATGTTCATGAGGGGATTGTATGGAATCAAGAAGAAGCTCCCGGTCGTTCCAGGATTCGAAGGCAGCGGAGTAGTCGTAAAAAGCGGGGGAGGATGGAGAGCGAATTCTCTATTAGGAAAACCTGTTGCTTGCATTTCTCCCAACAAAGGCGATGGACCGTACGCGGAGTATATGATTACCGACGGATATTCTTGTATTCCATTAAATAAAGAAACTACTTTAGAACAAGGCGCTTGTCTCTTTGTTAACCCGATCACTGCTTGGGCGTTGCTGGATCAGGTTGTCCGTGAAAAGCATAAAGCGTATGTGCAAACCGGAGCGGCTTCTGCATTAGGAAGAATGCTTCTTCGTTTATCCAATAAGAAAAAAATCCCGGGCATTCATATAGTCAGAAGAAAAGAACAAGTGGATCTTCTCAAGTCTCTTGGAGCAGAATACGTTCTGGATTCCAGTTCCCCGAATTTCGATAGAGAGTTAAGAGTGACTGCCAATAAATTGGGAGCAACAATTCTATTGGATGCAGTCGCAGGGGAGATCACAGGTAGAGCCTTGGCCGCTATGCCGTATGCAAGTAAGTGTGTTGTATACGGTGCATTGTCCGAAGAGCCGATTAGCTTTCATGCCGGATTAGGAATTTTTCAAGATAAGAAGTTAGAAGGTTTCTGGCTTTCTTCTTGGATGCCCGCTCAGAGTCCTTTCCGTCTTTGGAGGATCACTTCAGAGGTTCGTTCTCTTCTGGGCAAAGAATTCCAAACTGAGATCGCAGCTCGCATTCCATTGAAGGAAGCGGACAAAGCGATCCAAGAATATTCTCAAAATATGACTCGAGGCAAAGTATTGATTTCCACCGGATGGAATCCTTGA
- a CDS encoding (2Fe-2S) ferredoxin domain-containing protein has product MYFKKHVFVCENVRAEGERPSCGPKGSPQLLAYMKKRLQELGFKDKIRIQRSGCLDRCELGPVQVSYPEGLWFSLKTKEDAEEFIQNYILKNETTPIRRLMLEDEA; this is encoded by the coding sequence GCGAAAACGTAAGAGCGGAAGGCGAAAGGCCTTCCTGCGGACCTAAGGGCTCCCCCCAATTACTCGCCTATATGAAGAAAAGACTACAGGAACTGGGATTTAAGGATAAGATCCGAATCCAGAGGTCCGGCTGTCTAGATAGATGCGAGCTCGGCCCAGTCCAGGTCTCTTACCCAGAAGGCCTTTGGTTTTCCTTAAAAACCAAGGAAGATGCAGAAGAATTTATCCAAAACTATATTCTGAAAAACGAAACAACCCCGATCCGAAGGCTGATGCTAGAAGACGAGGCTTAA